One Dioscorea cayenensis subsp. rotundata cultivar TDr96_F1 chromosome 15, TDr96_F1_v2_PseudoChromosome.rev07_lg8_w22 25.fasta, whole genome shotgun sequence genomic region harbors:
- the LOC120277694 gene encoding uncharacterized protein LOC120277694: MSQPSKKSRGESSSSGAPSLVSSRVPPPAPVAAEFTTFEQCVACRISRELGGGVGIVISSMEGRCREPRRCYQCGQADHIRTQCPLLTRGDPASGLNPGHPTQSRGSQPAAQAQTTATRSVAASNTPQSGGARPQTRSQTRIFALTNEEPKCEADMITGEEVLARGKDLAEE, translated from the exons ATGAGTCAACCCTCAAAGAAGAGCAGAGGTGAGAGTTCATCTAGTGGTGCACCTTCGCTGGTTTCTTCGAGGGTTCCACCGCCCGCACCAGTGGCAGCAGAGTTCACTACCTTCGAGCAGTGTGTCGCATGCAGGATCAGCAGGGAACTAGGCGGCGGTGTTGGAATTGTCATAAGTTCCATGGAGGGACGATGTCGAGAACCGCGCAGATGTTATCAGTGTGGACAAGCGGATCACATCAGGACGCAGTGTCCACTGTTGACTCGTGGGGACCCTGCTTCAGGACTTAATCCAGGCCATCCTACTCAGTCTAGAGGTTCACAACCTGCGGCTCAGGCACAGACCACCGCTACCAGATCCGTAGCAGCGAGCAACACCCCTCAGTCAGGAGGAGCACGTCCGCAGACTAGATCTCAAACCAGGATCTTTGCCCTGACTAATGAAGAGCCCAAGTGTGAAGCGGACATGATCACAG gagaagaagtcttggctcgaggcaaagacttagccgaggagtag
- the LOC120276721 gene encoding probable glutathione S-transferase parC: MGEEKGVVLLDFWVSPFGQRVRIALAEKGVDYEYKEEQDLVNTKSELLLKSNPVYKKVPVLLHDGKPICESLIIVQYIDEVWSDKTPLLPAEPLARANARFWADFIDKKVYECGTRLWKLKGEEQEAAKEEFVEIFKLLQGELGDRKFFGGETFGFLDLALVPFVAWFYAYETVAKFSMDEECPKIVAWAKRCIERESVSKTLSDPNKVYDFVLVLKKKFGLEY, translated from the exons ATGGGTGAAGAGAAAGGAGTTGTGTTGTTGGATTTCTGGGTGAGTCCTTTTGGGCAAAGAGTAAGGATAGCTTTGGCGGAGAAAGGGGTGGATTACGAGTACAAGGAGGAACAGGATCTTGTGAACACGAAGAGTGAGCTCTTATTGAAATCCAACCCTGTTTATAAAAAGGTCCCAGTGTTATTACACGATGGCAAACCCATTTGTGAGTCACTCATCATTGTTCAGTATATTGATGAGGTTTGGTCCGATAAGACTCCGTTGCTCCCTGCCGAGCCTTTGGCACGCGCAAACGCTCGTTTTTGGGCTGATTTCATCGACAAGAAG GTTTATGAGTGTGGAACTAGATTGTGGAAACTAAAGGGAGAGGAACAAGAGGCAGCCAAGGAGGAGTTCGTAGAGATCTTTAAATTATTGCAGGGTGAGCTTGGTGACAGGAAGTTCTTTGGAGGTGAGACTTTTGGGTTCCTTGATCTGGCTTTAGTACCTTTTGTTGCATGGTTCTATGCTTATGAGACCGTTGCCAAGTTCAGCATGGATGAGGAGTGCCCTAAGATTGTGGCGTGGGCTAAGAGGTGCATAGAAAGGGAGAGTGTCTCCAAGACTCTTTCTGACCCTAATAAAGTTTATGATTTTGTTCTcgttttgaagaagaaatttggGTTGGAATATTAA